From Pagrus major chromosome 6, Pma_NU_1.0, one genomic window encodes:
- the LOC140997966 gene encoding claudin-16-like: MSRGQTEVLGLLIALTSLLLLIAAAGKDCWRQGAKDQLTSVGLSSRCRGLWGECVHDSMVGLRTCDVSVSYMENLPADLLAMRVAVVGMCVVSVLSVLVMIPGLRCTTLIPSVLAQGRLLQVSGALCLCGGVCGAAGLLWYGVDTYTRYKQEVTLGMPGITFELGLSYWLMVGSVFCSLTSAVLAVRSASDINDAIGVQQKLTHSQQPHTNPAMSLQSTSDYKTYI; the protein is encoded by the exons ATGAGCAGAGGACAGACTGAGGTCCTGGGGCTGCTGATAGCGCTGACAAGTCTGCTGCTGCTAATCGCTGCTGCTGGAAAGGACTGTTGGAGG CAAGGAGCTAAAGATCAGCTGACCTCAGTAGGCCTGAGCTCCCGCTGTCGAGGCCTGTGGGGGGAGTGTGTTCACGACAGCATGGTGGGCCTGAGGACATGTGATGTGTCAGTGTCTTACATGGAGAATCTGCCAG CTGATTTGTTGGCTATGAGAGTAGCAGTGGTGGggatgtgtgttgtgtctgtgcTCTCTGTCCTAGTCATGATACCCGGCCTGAGGTGCACTACATTGATCCCCAGTGTGCTGGCTCAGGGCAGGCTGCTACAGGTCTCTGGCgccctctgtctgtgtggag gtgtgtgtggtgcagcTGGCCTGCTGTGGTATGGGGTGGACACTTACACCAGATACAAACAGGAA GTGACTCTGGGGATGCCAGGAATAACGTTTGAGCTTGGGCTCTCCTACTGGCTGATGGTGGGGAGTGTGTTCTGCTCTCTTACCTCAGCTGTACTGGCAGTCAGGAGTGCATCTGATATCAATGATGCCATCGGGGTGCAACAGAAACTCACTCATAGTCAGCAGCCCCACACCAACCCCGCCATGTCTCTACAGTCCACCTCAGACTACAAGACCTACATTTAA